A portion of the Cellulophaga algicola DSM 14237 genome contains these proteins:
- a CDS encoding gliding motility-associated C-terminal domain-containing protein has protein sequence MKYLHYILFILFGLASNAQTALNHTGGMQLHDGAEVGFHTNFINNAPFDQNLGLVGFYGSRFLNIQGTVSPIFYDFEIFASSGVTLNIAANATNNVNFVAGDIMTQKSLEDIYFGLLDNAMHNGESNMSKVNGYALMTNQQTYQFPIGDEFQLRPLILNSNSVNLTAKCAYFFENPNAPLSFTQTFDTEDKDRQLSLINTHEFWRLEGSVLSTVTISWNNRSAIDALTEVTENLLVVGWSKAEQKWHILGNSAVSGDAENGIITSEEFLPDDYEIITIGSLLVPQDRLTIDNFYLSPNGDGINDVLVIEELALSSQNELKLYDRNGLLVFRQENYTNEFAGISNIDNNVIQRDAGLPSGIYFYIVNMYDLGYEFQGFLYLAQPTY, from the coding sequence ATGAAGTACCTACACTACATCCTATTTATATTATTTGGTCTGGCAAGTAATGCACAAACGGCATTGAACCATACCGGTGGCATGCAATTGCATGACGGTGCCGAAGTCGGTTTTCATACCAACTTTATCAATAATGCGCCCTTTGATCAAAACTTAGGTTTGGTAGGTTTTTACGGTTCCCGTTTTTTAAACATTCAAGGAACAGTCTCTCCTATCTTTTATGATTTTGAAATATTTGCAAGCAGTGGCGTTACCTTAAATATTGCAGCAAACGCCACCAATAACGTAAATTTTGTTGCTGGTGATATCATGACTCAAAAATCATTAGAAGACATCTATTTTGGACTTTTAGACAATGCCATGCACAATGGCGAAAGTAATATGTCTAAAGTAAATGGGTATGCTTTAATGACCAATCAGCAAACGTATCAGTTTCCTATTGGAGACGAGTTTCAATTGCGTCCTTTAATTTTAAATAGCAATAGCGTAAACTTAACGGCTAAATGTGCTTATTTCTTTGAAAACCCAAATGCTCCTTTATCGTTCACTCAAACTTTTGATACCGAAGATAAAGACCGACAATTAAGTTTAATCAATACCCACGAATTTTGGCGCTTGGAAGGTAGTGTACTTTCTACCGTAACTATTTCTTGGAATAACAGAAGTGCTATTGATGCCTTGACAGAAGTTACAGAGAATTTATTGGTAGTGGGCTGGAGTAAAGCAGAACAGAAATGGCATATTTTAGGAAATAGTGCCGTAAGTGGCGATGCTGAAAATGGGATTATTACTTCTGAAGAATTTCTCCCGGACGACTATGAGATTATTACCATCGGTAGTTTACTGGTACCACAAGACCGTTTGACCATTGATAATTTTTATTTATCCCCTAACGGTGATGGTATTAATGATGTATTAGTCATTGAAGAGTTAGCATTATCTAGTCAGAATGAATTAAAATTGTACGATCGTAATGGGCTCTTAGTCTTTAGACAAGAAAATTACACGAATGAATTTGCCGGAATTTCTAATATAGATAATAATGTTATTCAGAGAGACGCCGGTTTACCTTCAGGCATCTACTTTTATATTGTAAATATGTATGATTTAGGATATGAGTTTCAAGGCTTTTTATACTTAGCACAACCCACTTATTAG